A single window of Pseudomonas lutea DNA harbors:
- a CDS encoding putative Ig domain-containing protein, with amino-acid sequence MIFNVQNFGAKGDGVSDDTAAIQQAIDAAAAAGGGQVYVPPGTYIVTGGEEPSDGCLMLKSNVYMYGDGMGVSNIKVADGSDTKITGVIRSAYGEETHDFGLSNLTIDGNRDNTTGKIDGWFNGFIPGKEGYDSNVTLDGVEIKDCSGYGFDPHEQTVNMVIKNSVSHGNGLDGFVADFLSNSTFENNVAYDNDRHGFNVVTSTHDFTLSNNVAYGNGGGGIVVQRGSENIPSPNNITITGGEVYDNGAEGVLIKLSGGVTLTGVDIHDNSSAGVRIYGSNNVDVINNTLSNNALGGGVPEIIIQSYDDTKGVSGKYFNGSDNTVQGNTINGSALSTYGVAERNEDGTDRNAIIGNTISHTTKGDTLVYGDGSYVSDTVPVIAVQGTDGNDTLLGTDANEIFYGAAGNDTINGGAGDDIVIGGAGVDKLSGGTGADIFRFTSETDSYRNATTSFDDTITDFDPTKDKIDLADLGFTGLGNGRGGTLQVSYSASNDRTYIKDYDADANGNRFELILTGNLVSSLTADNFIFNRTLTGTANNDSLQGTEGKDTLLGLAGNDSLAGGGGDDRLDGGAGQDTLSGGAGADTFAFSSRLDSYRNYNEGGANLGDLITDFDVTADKIDLSKLGFTALADGMNNTVYAVLNDAGDKTYIKSLTADADGNRFEVALAGNYVDKLTSANFVFATPPTVNQAPVVANPLLDQNATENTPFSYVVPGTSFTDPDNDNLSYTATLEDGTALPAWLTFDAATRTFSGTPGNTASGTYAIKITASDASNAVVSDSFTLAVQDVPLTPGVINGTPGNDTLTGTAGNDQLFGGAGNDVLNGGDGNDVIIGGAGADKLTGGAGADVFRFTSTQDSYRTATSSVSDQILDFDAAADKIDVSALGYTALGNGQNGTLQVTYNAGNNRTYIKDSVADANGNRFELSLAGNLTGSLNASHFIFANQNVPVNVAPVVVIPLLDQNATENSPFTYAVTSNSFTDGNNDTLSYTATLADGSALPDWLTFDSTLLTFSGTPTSTAAGTYTLLIKATDPSGASVSDSFALAVADAPASTLTGTDNGETIAGTAGADLILGLGGSDTIRAGAGDDIIDGGLGRDALYGGEGADTFRYTSVQDSYRDYSTGGVTATDTIYDFTHGVDKIDVSGLGFLGLGDGSNGTLYLSLNAAGDKTYIKSSQPDADGHRFEIALSGNYLNTLTADDFVFGSRADQEILFLPTLGQSNARLLRMTEDDSQSGTSMLVDGLSKYTTYDVRSQFNDADGNGIDIAVGGSTVNGMSTLGAEELKLCWWLTDIDQPGPALLRAVALLNDQLTELKSIDKVTMGIIWGQGEEAAQEIARASDKDAAAAAYKAATLSVFDYLHAQFGNFNVYMMETGHYDQDAARARGFSEEKIAGIVEGVGYVRAAQEAIAAQRDDVKLAVDYTDLPLRHEVDPLVYPDDVWHLHEESAEIVGQRLADYIADDLGFHGDPSDNNSVQAIFDGAQNEGGMIFGTDQDDTLVGSAGNDTLDGDLGADTMSGGDGNDIYIVDNAFDSVTESSDSPSQIDTVQASVSWTLGANLENLVLTGVSAIDGNGNDLRNFITGNAAANVINGAGGADSMSGGNGNDTYYVDNSGDSVIETNADRVSGGIDSVHSTLATFTLGSNVENLYLDSSDAANGIGNALDNVLFAGIGNNVLDGRDGNDTVSYSGAQSGITVTLSTSAQQNTLGSGLDSLKSIENLIGSAFGDTLTGNSGANVLNGGAGNDTLVGGSGNDRLIGGLGTDTLTGGTGADTYVFNSVADMGVGVLRDVINGFKTAEGDLLDFSGLDANPQTPGMDHFTFIGNNAFDSNDATGQLRFADGILYGSVNADATPDFEIQLVGVKELHATDLVV; translated from the coding sequence ATGATTTTTAACGTCCAAAATTTTGGCGCCAAAGGAGATGGCGTCTCTGACGACACCGCGGCGATTCAACAAGCGATTGATGCAGCCGCGGCGGCCGGCGGAGGACAAGTGTACGTACCGCCCGGGACCTACATCGTGACGGGCGGCGAAGAACCGTCTGACGGCTGTCTCATGCTCAAAAGCAACGTCTACATGTACGGCGACGGCATGGGCGTTTCGAACATCAAAGTGGCCGACGGCTCTGACACCAAAATCACCGGCGTCATCCGCTCCGCCTACGGAGAAGAAACCCACGACTTCGGCCTCAGCAACCTGACCATCGACGGCAACCGGGACAACACCACCGGCAAGATCGATGGCTGGTTCAACGGTTTCATTCCTGGCAAGGAAGGCTACGACTCCAACGTCACGCTGGACGGCGTCGAAATCAAGGACTGCTCCGGTTACGGTTTCGACCCGCATGAACAGACCGTCAACATGGTCATCAAGAACAGCGTGTCCCACGGCAATGGCCTGGACGGTTTTGTTGCCGACTTCCTGAGCAACAGCACCTTCGAAAACAACGTCGCCTACGACAACGACCGTCACGGCTTCAACGTCGTGACCAGCACCCACGACTTCACCCTCAGCAATAACGTTGCCTATGGCAACGGCGGCGGCGGAATCGTTGTACAGCGTGGCAGCGAGAACATCCCCTCGCCCAATAACATCACCATCACCGGTGGCGAGGTGTATGACAACGGCGCCGAAGGCGTGCTGATCAAACTGTCCGGCGGCGTCACCCTCACTGGCGTCGACATCCACGACAACAGCAGCGCCGGCGTGCGCATCTACGGCAGCAACAACGTCGACGTCATCAACAACACCCTGAGCAACAACGCCCTGGGTGGCGGCGTGCCGGAAATCATCATTCAGTCCTACGACGACACCAAGGGCGTTTCCGGCAAATATTTCAACGGCAGCGACAACACGGTCCAGGGCAACACCATCAACGGCAGCGCGCTGTCGACTTACGGCGTCGCCGAGCGCAACGAAGACGGCACTGATCGCAACGCCATCATCGGCAACACCATCAGCCACACCACCAAGGGCGACACCCTGGTGTACGGCGATGGCAGCTACGTCAGCGACACCGTGCCGGTCATTGCAGTCCAGGGCACCGATGGCAACGACACCCTGCTGGGCACCGATGCCAACGAGATTTTCTACGGCGCGGCCGGCAATGACACCATCAACGGTGGCGCGGGTGATGACATCGTGATCGGCGGCGCCGGCGTCGACAAGCTCAGCGGCGGCACGGGCGCAGACATCTTCCGCTTCACCAGCGAAACGGACAGCTATCGCAACGCGACCACCAGCTTCGATGACACCATCACCGACTTCGACCCGACCAAGGACAAGATCGACCTCGCCGACCTGGGCTTCACCGGTCTGGGCAACGGCCGTGGCGGCACCTTGCAGGTCAGCTACAGCGCGAGCAACGACCGCACCTACATCAAAGATTACGACGCCGACGCCAACGGCAACCGGTTCGAGCTGATTCTGACGGGCAACCTGGTCAGCTCGCTCACCGCCGACAATTTCATCTTCAACCGCACCCTCACCGGCACCGCCAACAACGATTCTCTGCAGGGCACCGAGGGCAAGGACACACTTCTGGGCCTGGCGGGCAACGACAGCCTGGCGGGCGGCGGCGGTGATGATCGCCTGGACGGCGGCGCCGGTCAGGACACCCTGAGCGGCGGAGCGGGCGCTGACACGTTCGCGTTCTCCAGCCGGCTCGACAGCTACCGCAACTACAATGAAGGCGGCGCTAACCTGGGTGATCTGATCACCGATTTTGATGTCACCGCCGACAAGATCGACCTGTCCAAGCTGGGCTTTACCGCGCTGGCCGACGGCATGAACAACACCGTGTATGCGGTCCTCAACGACGCTGGCGACAAGACCTACATCAAGTCGCTGACGGCCGATGCGGACGGCAACCGGTTCGAGGTTGCGCTCGCGGGCAATTATGTCGACAAGCTGACCAGCGCCAATTTCGTCTTCGCCACCCCGCCGACGGTCAACCAGGCACCTGTGGTGGCCAATCCACTGCTTGATCAGAACGCCACCGAAAACACGCCGTTCAGCTACGTGGTACCGGGCACCAGCTTTACCGACCCGGACAACGACAACCTGAGCTACACCGCGACCCTGGAAGACGGCACCGCCCTGCCGGCCTGGCTGACGTTCGATGCCGCCACGCGCACGTTCAGCGGCACACCGGGCAACACGGCTTCGGGCACCTACGCGATCAAGATCACCGCAAGCGATGCCAGCAACGCCGTGGTCAGCGACAGCTTCACCCTCGCAGTGCAGGACGTCCCGCTGACCCCGGGCGTAATCAACGGCACGCCGGGTAACGACACCCTCACGGGCACTGCGGGCAACGATCAATTGTTCGGGGGCGCGGGCAACGACGTACTCAATGGCGGTGACGGCAACGACGTCATCATCGGCGGTGCCGGCGCAGACAAACTGACCGGTGGCGCGGGTGCGGACGTGTTCCGCTTCACCTCTACCCAGGACAGCTATCGCACCGCCACCAGCAGCGTCAGCGATCAGATCCTTGATTTCGATGCCGCCGCCGACAAGATCGACGTGTCAGCCCTCGGCTACACCGCGCTGGGCAACGGCCAGAACGGCACGCTGCAGGTGACCTACAACGCCGGCAACAACCGCACGTACATCAAGGACAGCGTGGCCGACGCCAACGGCAACCGTTTTGAGCTGTCCCTGGCCGGCAACCTGACCGGCAGTCTCAATGCCAGCCATTTCATCTTTGCCAACCAGAACGTGCCGGTTAACGTCGCACCCGTGGTGGTGATACCGCTGCTCGACCAGAACGCCACCGAAAACTCGCCGTTCACGTACGCCGTCACCAGCAACAGCTTTACCGACGGCAATAACGACACGCTGAGCTATACCGCGACCCTGGCCGATGGCAGCGCCCTGCCCGACTGGCTGACCTTCGACAGCACGCTGCTGACCTTCAGCGGCACGCCGACCAGCACTGCGGCGGGAACTTACACGCTGCTGATCAAGGCCACCGACCCGTCAGGCGCTTCTGTCAGTGACAGCTTTGCCCTGGCGGTGGCCGATGCACCGGCGAGCACCCTCACCGGCACCGACAACGGCGAGACGATCGCCGGCACCGCAGGCGCCGACCTGATCCTGGGTCTGGGTGGCAGCGACACTATTCGCGCCGGCGCCGGGGACGACATCATCGACGGCGGCCTGGGACGTGACGCGCTGTACGGCGGCGAAGGTGCCGACACCTTCCGCTACACCAGCGTCCAGGACAGCTATCGCGACTACAGCACCGGCGGCGTCACGGCCACCGACACGATCTACGACTTTACTCACGGCGTAGACAAGATCGATGTGTCCGGCCTGGGCTTCCTCGGTCTGGGTGACGGCAGCAACGGCACGCTGTACCTGAGCCTGAACGCCGCTGGCGACAAGACGTACATCAAATCCAGCCAGCCCGACGCTGACGGTCATCGCTTCGAGATCGCCCTGAGCGGCAACTACCTCAATACCCTGACCGCCGACGATTTCGTGTTTGGCTCCCGGGCCGATCAGGAGATCTTGTTCCTGCCAACCCTCGGCCAGTCCAATGCGCGTCTGCTGCGCATGACCGAAGATGACAGCCAGTCCGGCACCTCCATGCTGGTGGACGGCTTGAGCAAGTACACCACCTACGACGTGCGCAGTCAGTTCAACGACGCCGACGGCAACGGGATCGACATTGCAGTGGGCGGCAGCACGGTCAACGGCATGTCCACCCTTGGCGCCGAAGAACTGAAGCTGTGCTGGTGGCTGACCGATATCGACCAGCCGGGCCCTGCCCTGTTGCGTGCCGTCGCCCTGCTGAACGACCAGCTCACTGAGCTCAAGTCAATCGACAAGGTGACCATGGGCATCATCTGGGGCCAGGGCGAGGAAGCGGCGCAGGAAATCGCCCGCGCCTCGGACAAGGACGCTGCTGCAGCCGCCTACAAGGCGGCGACCCTGTCGGTGTTCGATTACCTGCACGCGCAGTTCGGCAACTTCAACGTGTACATGATGGAAACCGGTCACTACGACCAGGATGCGGCGCGCGCTCGCGGTTTCTCGGAAGAAAAAATCGCCGGCATCGTTGAGGGCGTTGGCTATGTCCGCGCCGCGCAAGAGGCGATTGCCGCCCAGCGCGACGACGTCAAGCTGGCGGTGGATTACACCGACCTGCCACTGCGCCATGAGGTCGACCCCCTGGTTTACCCGGACGACGTCTGGCACCTGCACGAAGAGTCCGCCGAGATCGTCGGCCAGCGTCTGGCCGACTACATTGCCGACGACCTGGGCTTCCATGGCGACCCGAGCGACAACAACAGCGTGCAGGCAATCTTCGACGGCGCGCAAAACGAAGGCGGCATGATTTTCGGTACTGACCAGGACGACACCCTGGTCGGCTCGGCCGGCAACGACACGCTGGACGGCGACCTCGGGGCCGACACCATGAGCGGTGGCGACGGCAACGACATCTATATCGTCGACAACGCCTTTGACAGCGTTACCGAATCCAGCGACTCACCTTCGCAGATCGACACCGTGCAGGCGTCGGTCAGCTGGACCCTCGGCGCGAATCTGGAGAACCTGGTACTGACGGGCGTTTCCGCCATCGACGGCAACGGCAACGACCTGCGCAACTTCATCACCGGTAACGCGGCAGCCAACGTGATCAACGGCGCAGGCGGGGCCGACAGCATGAGCGGCGGCAACGGCAACGACACTTACTACGTCGACAACAGCGGCGACAGCGTGATCGAAACCAACGCCGATCGTGTCTCTGGCGGCATCGACAGCGTGCACAGCACCCTGGCGACCTTCACCCTGGGCAGCAACGTCGAGAACCTGTACCTGGACAGCAGCGATGCGGCCAACGGTATCGGCAACGCGCTGGACAACGTGCTGTTCGCCGGCATCGGCAACAACGTGCTGGATGGACGTGACGGTAACGACACGGTCTCCTACAGCGGCGCTCAGTCGGGGATCACCGTGACGCTGTCGACCTCGGCGCAGCAGAACACGCTGGGCTCGGGGCTCGATTCGCTCAAGAGCATCGAAAACCTGATCGGCAGTGCCTTTGGTGACACCCTGACCGGCAACAGCGGCGCCAACGTACTCAACGGCGGCGCGGGCAATGACACGCTGGTGGGTGGTTCAGGCAATGACCGTCTGATCGGTGGTCTGGGCACTGACACGCTGACCGGCGGCACCGGAGCCGACACTTATGTGTTCAATTCCGTTGCGGACATGGGTGTGGGCGTATTGCGCGACGTGATCAATGGCTTCAAGACCGCCGAAGGTGACTTGCTCGACTTCAGCGGCCTGGACGCCAATCCGCAGACCCCGGGCATGGACCACTTCACCTTCATCGGCAACAACGCCTTTGACAGCAACGATGCGACCGGCCAGTTGCGTTTCGCCGACGGGATTCTCTACGGCAGCGTCAACGCCGATGCGACCCCTGACTTCGAGATCCAGCTGGTGGGCGTCAAGGAGCTGCATGCCACTGACCTCGTGGTCTGA
- a CDS encoding iron-containing redox enzyme family protein — translation MTSLQLLSERSATAHVSTGAHYSLYSRLLRGQVEGEQDNVRDFLHEQLEIAKKLPSNLPADLADLSGWVASNSHSVAERYRVYLEERRAGGPRKFFTNKAHALYFLQSVAPSKLVDGAWLYGTVKHADDWRYHGLIRTYLEELGDGEPALNHVVLYRNLLTEHDCAPIAALDDALYLQGAIQLGLGHLSDEFLPEVLGYNLGYEQLPLHLLITSFELSELGIDPYYFTLHVTIDNASSGHAHKAVQAVLDLLPNDDSKGEFLQRLQAGYLLNDLGLGSTDIVRGFDLEEEVVSMLETKSTFGQHMHSDYCRLEGRTINDWLATPGQSRQLLTALEDRGWIKRNQDPQDSRFWQLIDGPGAVMFGVFSGYEMQLLKDWIAGDWQAPGQNNPFRTRFRRRHVASTDTGRPDASPALPFAELVRLIAPDAHPTPEGLAATRIYARQLAQGSLTR, via the coding sequence ATGACCTCTTTACAGCTACTTTCCGAGCGTTCTGCCACGGCGCATGTATCCACCGGCGCCCACTACTCGCTGTACTCCCGTCTGTTGCGTGGACAGGTTGAAGGCGAGCAGGACAACGTGCGTGACTTTCTCCATGAGCAACTGGAGATCGCGAAAAAGCTTCCGTCGAACCTGCCTGCTGACTTGGCCGACCTGTCTGGATGGGTGGCGAGCAACAGCCACTCGGTGGCCGAGCGCTACCGCGTGTATCTGGAAGAGCGCCGCGCAGGCGGCCCTCGCAAATTCTTCACCAACAAAGCCCATGCGCTTTACTTTCTGCAGAGCGTTGCGCCGAGCAAGCTGGTCGATGGCGCCTGGCTTTACGGCACTGTGAAGCACGCCGATGACTGGCGCTATCACGGCCTGATTCGCACTTATCTTGAAGAGTTGGGTGACGGCGAACCTGCACTCAACCACGTGGTGCTGTACCGCAACCTGCTCACCGAACACGACTGCGCACCCATCGCTGCGCTGGACGATGCGTTGTACTTGCAGGGTGCGATTCAACTGGGCCTTGGTCATCTGAGCGATGAGTTTCTGCCCGAGGTGCTGGGCTACAACCTGGGCTACGAGCAACTGCCGCTGCACTTGCTGATCACCTCGTTCGAGCTGAGCGAGTTGGGCATTGATCCTTATTACTTCACCCTGCACGTCACCATCGATAACGCCAGCTCCGGCCATGCCCATAAGGCCGTACAGGCTGTGCTGGACTTGCTGCCCAATGACGACAGCAAAGGCGAATTCCTGCAGCGCCTGCAAGCGGGCTATTTGCTCAACGACCTGGGCCTGGGTTCGACCGACATCGTTCGAGGGTTTGATCTGGAAGAAGAAGTGGTGTCGATGCTGGAGACCAAGAGCACCTTCGGTCAACACATGCATTCGGACTACTGCCGCCTCGAAGGCCGCACCATCAACGACTGGCTTGCCACGCCGGGCCAAAGCCGCCAGCTGTTGACTGCTCTGGAAGACCGAGGCTGGATCAAGCGCAATCAGGACCCTCAGGACAGCCGTTTCTGGCAGCTGATCGACGGGCCGGGCGCCGTGATGTTTGGCGTTTTCAGCGGCTACGAAATGCAGTTGCTCAAGGACTGGATCGCGGGCGACTGGCAAGCGCCGGGCCAGAACAATCCTTTCCGTACGCGCTTTCGCCGCCGCCACGTGGCATCCACCGACACCGGCCGACCAGACGCCTCGCCTGCCCTGCCGTTCGCTGAACTGGTCCGGTTGATCGCGCCCGATGCACATCCGACTCCCGAAGGCCTTGCCGCCACCCGTATCTATGCTCGCCAACTGGCGCAAGGAAGCCTGACTCGATGA